The following are from one region of the Pseudomonas putida genome:
- a CDS encoding site-specific integrase, translating to MSDSKTLTVTLSDAEIRRHAAGEVFQLRDTRHRELRFRFSTVDRSRGAWHVVVRGRWGKAGDYPGINTKTMLTTLPAILARRAADADAKSTTTSWATVGDVLAWYRDRMNRDRGLSAKRKASAKSALDRHLVPRLGDLLLAETNKQAIDQRLMWPLQERYALSFVRSVYGVLSVAFRQALRLDMLPANPMASLKFTDFVRTRIRPRPARLRGDDVPGLLEVVAERFEVEPAGCMLALMMLCHGSRLGETRLARWRNVNLEAGRWFIPAGDTKTKAEHTLPLTPQACALLRRYRRLQAAQGYNGLLLFPGSHGAPLSPSKANTLFTDMAKGEWSSHDLRKVARTAWTDLGVDYMVGELLLNHAMKDLDATYIHTTAEGLKRQALEAWHQHLDGQGFAAIHTETLPGQKTGPATADANTGVGCSTSQHPSQGRMHDQEFKPGDGHE from the coding sequence CGTCACCCTGAGCGATGCGGAGATTCGCCGGCATGCCGCCGGCGAGGTCTTCCAACTGCGGGATACCCGTCACCGAGAGCTGCGGTTCCGGTTCTCGACTGTTGATCGCTCCCGTGGTGCCTGGCACGTCGTGGTGCGCGGGCGCTGGGGCAAGGCTGGCGATTACCCGGGTATCAACACCAAAACTATGCTGACTACGCTGCCGGCCATCCTGGCGCGCCGGGCTGCCGATGCCGATGCCAAGTCGACGACCACCAGCTGGGCTACGGTGGGCGATGTGCTGGCGTGGTACCGCGATCGGATGAACCGTGACCGTGGCCTGTCGGCCAAACGCAAGGCCAGCGCCAAGTCAGCGCTTGATCGCCACCTGGTGCCCCGCCTGGGTGATCTGCTGTTGGCCGAGACCAACAAGCAGGCGATCGACCAGCGCCTGATGTGGCCGCTGCAGGAACGCTATGCCCTGTCCTTCGTGCGTTCGGTCTACGGTGTGCTTTCGGTCGCGTTCCGCCAAGCCCTGCGTCTGGACATGCTGCCCGCCAACCCCATGGCCTCATTGAAGTTCACCGACTTCGTGAGGACCCGGATCAGGCCGCGACCTGCGCGACTGCGTGGGGATGATGTGCCGGGCCTGCTGGAGGTGGTCGCCGAGCGCTTCGAGGTTGAGCCGGCGGGCTGCATGCTGGCTTTGATGATGCTGTGCCACGGTTCGCGGCTGGGCGAGACCCGGCTGGCGCGCTGGCGCAACGTCAACCTTGAAGCGGGCCGCTGGTTCATTCCGGCGGGTGACACGAAGACGAAGGCCGAGCACACCCTGCCGCTGACCCCCCAGGCTTGCGCACTGCTGCGCCGGTACCGACGCCTGCAGGCCGCCCAGGGCTATAACGGCCTGCTGCTGTTCCCGGGCAGCCATGGTGCACCGCTGAGCCCGAGCAAGGCCAACACCTTGTTCACCGATATGGCCAAGGGCGAGTGGTCAAGCCACGACCTGCGCAAGGTGGCCCGCACGGCGTGGACCGACCTCGGGGTGGATTACATGGTGGGCGAGCTGCTGCTGAATCACGCCATGAAGGATCTGGACGCCACCTACATCCACACCACGGCCGAAGGGCTGAAGCGTCAGGCGCTGGAGGCCTGGCACCAGCACCTCGACGGGCAGGGATTCGCCGCCATTCACACCGAGACATTGCCGGGACAGAAAACCGGACCTGCAACCGCTGACGCCAATACGGGCGTGGGTTGCAGCACCTCACAGCATCCATCCCAAGGGAGGATGCACGATCAAGAATTCAAGCCAGGAGATGGCCATGAGTAA
- a CDS encoding antiterminator Q family protein: protein MKKRTYVDKALGDTEYLLEQWGWWRMSEMGVPRYVSPLYALMRDNVPSEGGVRQHVITDDLALIIDGAVARLTKRNQQMGDFVWAYFGSKHPAMRVGREAGMSERKAREIIKAGVAWIDCALEGIREAA, encoded by the coding sequence ATGAAGAAACGAACCTACGTGGACAAGGCGCTGGGCGATACCGAGTACCTGCTGGAGCAATGGGGCTGGTGGCGAATGAGTGAGATGGGGGTGCCCCGTTACGTGTCGCCGCTATACGCGCTCATGCGGGACAACGTCCCCAGCGAAGGAGGCGTCCGTCAGCATGTAATCACTGATGACCTGGCGCTCATCATCGACGGCGCGGTGGCCCGGCTGACAAAGCGCAACCAGCAGATGGGAGACTTCGTTTGGGCCTACTTTGGATCGAAGCACCCAGCCATGCGGGTCGGAAGGGAAGCGGGTATGTCCGAGCGTAAGGCGCGGGAGATCATCAAAGCAGGCGTCGCCTGGATCGACTGCGCGCTCGAAGGAATTCGAGAGGCGGCATAA